In Ailuropoda melanoleuca isolate Jingjing chromosome 7, ASM200744v2, whole genome shotgun sequence, one genomic interval encodes:
- the TUBB4B gene encoding tubulin beta-4B chain encodes MREIVHLQAGQCGNQIGAKFWEVISDEHGIDPTGTYHGDSDLQLERINVYYNEATGGKYVPRAVLVDLEPGTMDSVRSGPFGQIFRPDNFVFGQSGAGNNWAKGHYTEGAELVDSVLDVVRKEAESCDCLQGFQLTHSLGGGTGSGMGTLLISKIREEYPDRIMNTFSVVPSPKVSDTVVEPYNATLSVHQLVENTDETYCIDNEALYDICFRTLKLTTPTYGDLNHLVSATMSGVTTCLRFPGQLNADLRKLAVNMVPFPRLHFFMPGFAPLTSRGSQQYRALTVPELTQQMFDAKNMMAACDPRHGRYLTVAAVFRGRMSMKEVDEQMLNVQNKNSSYFVEWIPNNVKTAVCDIPPRGLKMSATFIGNSTAIQELFKRISEQFTAMFRRKAFLHWYTGEGMDEMEFTEAESNMNDLVSEYQQYQDATAEEEGEFEEEAEEEVA; translated from the exons ATGAGGGAGATCGTGCACCTGCAGGCCGGCCAGTGCGGCAACCAGATCGGCGCCAAG TTCTGGGAGGTGATCAGCGACGAGCATGGCATCGATCCTACCGGCACTTACCATGGCGACAGCGACCTGCAGCTGGAGCGGATCAACGTGTACTACAACGAGGCCACCG GTGGCAAGTACGTGCCCCGCGCTGTGCTCGTGGACTTGGAGCCGGGCACCATGGACTCCGTGCGCTCGGGGCCCTTCGGGCAAATCTTCAGGCCGGACAACTTCGTTTTCG GTCAGAGCGGTGCTGGGAACAACTGGGCCAAGGGGCACTACACAGAAGGCGCAGAGCTGGTCGACTCGGTGTTGGATGTTGTGAGAAAGGAAGCTGAAAGCTGTGACTGCCTGCAGGGCTTCCAGCTGACCCACTCCCTGGGTGGGGGGACTGGGTCTGGGATGGGTACTCTCCTCATCAGCAAGATCCGGGAGGAATACCCAGACAGGATCATGAACACATTCAGTGTGGTGCCCTCGCCCAAGGTGTCGGACACGGTGGTGGAGCCCTACAATGCCACCCTTTCAGTCCACCAGCTCGTAGAAAACACCGATGAAACCTATTGCATTGATAATGAGGCCCTCTATGATATCTGCTTCAGAACCCTAAAACTGACTACACCTACCTATGGGGACCTCAACCACCTGGTGTCAGCCACCATGAGTGGGGTCACCACCTGCCTGCGCTTTCCTGGCCAGCTCAATGCTGACCTGCGCAAGCTGGCTGTGAACATGGTCCCCTTCCCCCGCCTGCACTTCTTCATGCCCGGCTTTGCCCCACTGACCAGCCGAGGCAGCCAGCAGTACCGGGCCCTGACGGTGCCTGAGCTCACCCAGCAGATGTTTGATGCCAAGAACATGATGGCTGCCTGTGACCCCCGCCATGGCCGCTACCTGACTGTGGCTGCAGTATTCAGGGGCCGCATGTCCATGAAGGAGGTGGACGAGCAGATGCTGAACGTCCAAAACAAGAACAGCAGCTACTTCGTGGAGTGGATCCCCAACAACGTGAAGACAGCTGTGTGTGACATCCCGCCCCGGGGGCTAAAAATGTCTGCCACCTTCATCGGCAACAGCACGGCCATCCAGGAGCTGTTCAAGCGCATCTCGGAGCAGTTCACTGCCATGTTCCGGCGCAAGGCCTTCCTGCACTGGTACACGGGCGAGGGCATGGACGAGATGGAGTTCACCGAGGCCGAGAGTAACATGAACGACCTGGTGTCCGAGTACCAGCAGTACCAGGACGCCACGGCCGAGGAGGAGGGAGAGTTCGAGGAGGAGGCCGAGGAGGAGGTGGCCTAG
- the FAM166A gene encoding protein FAM166A, which yields MTATQKHNLFTPEPHYIPGYAGFYPQLRYQVGNTYGRTTAQLLIDPSVQKSPCSVLSPISKPKFIEDFSKSKPPLIPCRDLTEPYIPHYTGLKPYQNFEILGRFPSQEVDAQKGPPGVENISRQVLLPAGFMPYPPYPPCPPGRKGDSRDFGHPGLRLAYGEEGWKSTTPVHKAPGQDQLYHYRRDEYPPPAHQQETLDVGRFHRLPQLDHPNLIQRKAISGYAGFVPRFAWVMGVNYRDGVTQAMDEFDKNQLLFRNPICALGERLPKTHWPSNTIYRSQGLIPFYMGSIPSMQDNYGLTFGNSTRKAYQKELERRHQTL from the exons cTACGCCGGATTCTATCCGCAGCTGCGCTACCAGGTGGGGAACACCTATGGGCGCACCACAGCACAGCTGCTCATAGACCCCAGCGTGCAGAAGAGCCCCTGCTCCGTGCTGTCCCCCATATCCAAGCCCAAGTTCATTGAGGACTTCAGCAAGTCCAAGCCACCTTTGATCCCCTGCCGTGACCTGACTGAGCCCTACATCCCCCACTACACTG GTCTGAAGCCCTACCAGAACTTTGAGATCCTGGGCCGGTTCCCATCCCAGGAGGTGGATGCCCAGAAGGGGCCGCCAGGGGTAGAGAACATATCCAGGCAGGTCCTGCTGCCTGCGGGCTTCATGCCCTACCCCCCGTACCCTCCGTGCCCACCAGGCAGGAAGGGGGACTCCAGAGACTTTGGACACCCAGGCCTGCGGCTGGCATACGGGGAGGAGGGCTGGAAGAGCACCACCCCTGTCCACAAGGCCCCTGGGCAGGACCAG CTGTACCACTACAGGAGGGATGAATACCCACCCCCAGCTCACCAGCAGGAGACACTGGATGTGGGCAGGTTCCACAGGCTACCTCAGCTGGACCACCCCAACCTGATCCAACGCAAAGCCATCTCAG GCTATGCTGGCTTTGTCCCTCGGTTTGCCTGGGTAATGGGGGTGAATTACCGCGATGGTGTCACACAGGCCATGGATGAGTTCGACAAGAACCAG CTCCTGTTCAGAAATCCCATCTGTGCCCTGGGTGAGAGGCTGCCCAAGACACACTGGCCTAGCAACACCATCTACAGAAGCCAGGGCCTGATACCTTTCTACATGGGGTCCATACCAT CCATGCAGGACAACTATGGGCTGACGTTTGGCAACAGTACCCGCAAGGCCTATCAGAAGGAACTGGAGAGGCGACACCAGACACTATGA